A region of Salmo salar chromosome ssa17, Ssal_v3.1, whole genome shotgun sequence DNA encodes the following proteins:
- the LOC106575864 gene encoding gamma-crystallin M2: MVKITFYEENNFQGRCYECSTDCADLHCYFSRCNSARVESGAWVLYEKPNYKGYQYILSPGEYADNQQWMGFNDSVKSCRAIKNVHGNVWKLRLYERPDFGGQMVEWAEDCPSVYEAFKFREVYSCMVTHGAWAFYELPNYRGRQYFLERGEYPRHTDWSAASAAVGSFRRITEF; the protein is encoded by the exons ATGGTGAAG ATCACATTCTACGAGGAAAATAATTTCCAGGGCCGCTGCTATGAGTGCAGCACCGACTGTGCCGACCTGCACTGCTACTTCAGCCGCTGCAACTCGGCGCGGGTGGAGAGCGGGGCCTGGGTGCTTTATGAGAAACCCAACTACAAGGGCTACCAATACATCCTGAGCCCAGGGGAGTACGCAGACAACCAGCAATGGATGGGATTCAACGATAGCGTCAAGTCCTGCCGCGCCATCAAAAAC GTGCATGGCAACGTGTGGAAGCTGAGGCTGTACGAGAGGCCAGACTTCGGCGGTCAGATGGTGGAGTGGGCCGAGGACTGCCCCTCGGTCTACGAGGCCTTTAAGTTCCGCGAGGTGTACTCGTGCATGGTGACCCACGGCGCCTGGGCCTTCTACGAGCTGCCGAACTACAGGGGACGCCAGTACTTCCTGGAGCGCGGCGAGTACCCCCGCCACACAGACTGGAGCGCCGCCTCTGCCGCCGTGGGCTCCTTCCGCAGGATCACCGAGTTCTAG
- the LOC106595629 gene encoding gamma-crystallin S-1 — protein MDRMQGKIFFYEDRNFQGLHYECSSDCPELSSHFSRCNSIRVESGAWVVYEKPNYMGSQYILTRGEYPDYQRWMGYNDTIRSCRIIRHTTGMHRIRVYERPDFAGQMIEFSEDSPNLSERFRHREVHSANVLDGAWVFYEHPNYRGHQHLLERGEYRRHTEWGGMQANVGSLRRVQDF, from the exons ATGGACCGCATGCAGGGGAAG ATCTTCTTCTATGAGGACCGGAACTTCCAGGGCCTCCACTATGAGTGCAGCAGCGACTGCCCCGAACTGAGCTCTCATTTCAGCCGCTGCAACTCCATCAGGGTGGAGAGTGGTGCCTGGGTGGTCTACGAGAAACCCAACTACATGGGCTCTCAGTACATCCTGACCAGGGGAGAGTACCCCGACTACCAGCGCTGGATGGGCTACAACGACACTATCAGGTCCTGCCGGATTATCAGACAT ACCACTGGCATGCACAGGATCCGCGTGTACGAGCGCCCCGACTTTGCCGGTCAGATGATTGAGTTCAGTGAGGACAGCCCCAACTTGTCTGAGCGTTTCCGACACCGCGAGGTGCACTCTGCCAACGTGCTGGACGGCGCCTGGGTCTTCTACGAGCACCCCAACTACAGGGGGCACCAGCACCTGCTGGAAAGGGGCGAGTACAGACGCCACACCGAGTGGGGGGGCATGCAGGCCAACGTGGGCTCCCTCCGCCGCGTCCAGGACTTTTAG